The genomic stretch TATGAATTTCAACCGGAACTGGTACCAGTTACTTGGATATCcagaaaagttgttttttttctaataatttagaATTTTAACTTAAACCTTGCAAaggaaggttttttttattgataaaatTTCCCTTAGGAATAGATTCTCAAACCATAAAATCCATAGTTTAATGCAGACACTAACCTcttaattattttataaaagATACAGCATTATCAGCGAAGTAAGTTttcaaatatcttttttttttcataggcaGTGTTATCAATTTTTGTGTTATGCTTGATGAATAATAATGTTCTATTTATTTTCACTACAATATTTTGCTACAATCTGTGGtaaaaaaaacgtttatttcATATACAAGCATTTTTGtagagaaaatttcatcaataatttaaaaaactgaACCTATAAAtgctaaatataaaaaaaatcgttgtttCATGGATGTCCAAGcaactggcaacacttccagacAAAATTTATATATTTCCTGAAATCCTTGGCTAATTTACCTTCAATTGCATCGTCTACAATTACTAAAATCAAAACATAAATgatagcaaaataaaaaaaattaaaaagaaaaaaatcctaaaataGCTGGAACACGAGTTATTTATACTATCTCTGAATGATAAGTGTTTTTCTTGTTAAGTATAAAGTTGTTAAATTTCAAATCAGAATATGttcatttgccgaaaaacgCAAATGGAAAAATAACCTTGCTGGCAACACTGccaaaaatttattgaaattaaTGTTTTTGGGATGTTCGGCTAATTCTCTTGAATATGCGATTTCCAGAATGTTTATTGAAATATCATATCCGGATATATGAAAAAACTTAGAAAATAAATTATCTAAAAACAGAgaaaaattgattattttttttaaatgctgtAACTCATGTTTTATATTTGTTGCGTGAAATTCTCTTAGGAATACGATTTTGGAAATTTCTTCGGATACTTACAAAAGATTGAAAAGATAAAAGATAATATAATGATTCTAATTATACTTTATTCTTTATACTCAAGTCTAcaattttccataaaaatattttgatttatttacaTAACATTAAACTTTTTGGTAGACACACAAACCACAACCTTATACATTCTCAATTCTAGGTAAATCAATTACTGTTTCCAATTGTATCAGTGACTTGGCGCTGTCTTGGCTCTGCTCTGACAGTTTGTTAAGGTGCCTCTGGATGGCAGAGAACGATGGTCTATCACTCGGTAAGGCACTCCAACATGCCAGCATCAAATCATATAGCTGCTGGCTGCAACCGGAAGGCCTTTCCATACGGTATCCGGATTGCAGTTCCAAAATCAAACGGTTCGCTGATATCGACGGGTAAGGGTTAGCCCCGAGGGTACAAATTTCGTACAGCAAAATACCAAATGACCACACGTCACTCTGCGAAGTGTACATTTGATGAGTCAATGATTCCAAGGCAAGCCATTTTACTGGTAGTTTTCCGCTCCCGGTTTTCCTATACACATTCTCCTGATAAATATCTCTGCTAAGACCGAAATCGgatatttttaccactttatCGCCGCACACTAGCACGTTGCGGGCTGCCAAATCTCGGTGAACGACCTTGTTGCGAGCCAAAAATTCCATACCAACAGCAATTTGTCTGGCGAATTCGATAAGCTGTTCGCTGGTTACCTCGGGTTTAGTTGGCTTTTGTTCCGTGATGTTGTCACTATAGTAGCACTGATTTTCAACCATGCTATGCAGTTGATTCTCGTAAGTTGCTTCTTCTGCGAGATTGGTGTTTAGCTCATCATTATGACCTACGCACAATTGGTTTTCATAAGCCTTTGAGGATGAAGTATGCATACAACATTGCTCCGCGGTGATAATTTTGTGTGGGtaagttttcttttcattaaCAAATGAAGTATCAAAGTTAAAGACACTCTCAGGTTTTTTGTTAGTTTGCAGCGCCGGCGTTTTACATTCTTCACAATGAAAATTCAGAAGTTTATCCCACTCAGAACGTAAGTAGTTCAGCAGATTACCCTCACTACAGTACTCTGTCAAAAGCATCATGTCTTCGACGCTTTTTGTGTAGTGACCCAAAATGGACACCACATTTGGGTGCTTTCCTACCGACTTCATTACTTCGATTTCTCGTCGAAACTCCTTGATGTCGCCCAAGCTGGGGAACTCTTTCAGCATTTTAACGGCAACATTTACGTGCTTTCCTTCCGGACGCATAAGAATGCCCTGTCGTACCAGACCAAAAGCACCCTCGCCCAAAACATCCAGCAATTGGATCTGCTCCAAATCAATTTCCATCTCATCGTGAATTGGCGCTACAGATTGTAGTATATCTCGCACATCCGTTCGCGGATCTACGGGCTCTTTTACGGATTCCACGTCCTTGTAAAACTCGACACGCTTTTCGTATCGCCTTAGTTTGGCTTTCTGAAGATAGCAGGTAACGATTACGAATACGGCGATCAAAACTAGAGCCAAAATAATAACTATAGAAATTTCCCAGCTCTTCTGGACAGAATGCATTCTGTTGATGCACAAAGGTTTCACTACACTTCGAGAGGCTGTCCGGTTGTTGGCGTAGGCTGCGATGAACACTTCATACTGAGGCCCCTGGACATTTAACGTTTCTACTAAGAGTACAGTCATATTACCACTAACATTTCGTGAAACGGAGTTAACGTGTCGCTCATCCGTAATCGCAGGATTGAGATCGTAGAGCTCTACTAAGTAATGGTCGGGAGTAAATCGTGGTTCGTTCCATGTGATGTTGAATGTGAAGTTGTTTCCGAACCCTTGAGCGCATTCgatttgaatattttccaccTGTTCTGGAGCACAGAATCGGCTACTATTATGCCATTCAGCGCAACTTGGCGTATGGAACGTGTGCCATATTAGTTCACTCTCCAAGCGGGAAAAACGGGTATTCTTCGCTCGAACGGCAATTTCATACTCCGAGTTCAACTCCAATGAATCTACGACGTAGTGGTATAAATCCTCGGGAGCTTGAACGGCTGTCGATTTCAGTTCCGTATCGGCCAAATGGCTGGCATAATGTAGGATCTCATAGTGGCACGTTCTGTCGGGAGCTGGTTTCCACGAAATTATTCCATCTACCAGTGAACTGTTTCGACTGTTGGGTCGATATCTGATTACATCGACACTACTGATTGCTTCCGGTTTGTAATCCAACGGCAGAGTCGCTAGTGGATACTGCAAGGTTGCCAAACTAAAGTGTTTTTCACTAATGGTTGTTAAGCTGATATTATAACTTGAACTTGGAGATAACCCGTCGATCGTTACTGTTGAATCGTTAGTCATGTATATTTCTGGTTCATCCAGATGATTGTTACTCGGTTGAATATTAAGCAAATGAATGAGTTCAGAAAAAGCTGTTTGATTGTTTCGGTTTCTTGAAACCATATCATGACGATTGGTGCTAACTGTCATATGCCTCTGGATTCGTATTTGATCGTTGTTGAAAGAGACAGGAATTTTGTGAATTTGAATTACTAAGCTGGAGCTGTCACGGCAAACTAGCTTAATTTGATATTGCGACACCGTGTCTTGTTCAATACTGTTCGTCTCACCCTGAACATGCTCAGCACAAACATTGTAACACGACTCTAAAGATTTATAATTCTGCTTCAAACACTTCCAAACACATGAACCTGTTTCAAGCAGCTTTCCGTACTCAAGTCCATCATGTAGTAACAACTTTTCTCCATTAATCACAACCAGCAGAAGCTGGGCAATGTACACTAACTGTAAACACTTGATATACACCTTCGCCATGATGTGGaacaattttaaagaaaacttGGTCTTTAATAACTCTCGAATCAATATTAAATGTTCGCCAGCGTGTAGAAGATACGTGAATGCTAAACCATTTTAATCGATAACGGAAAGTTATTCTTAAATTATTGACGCATACCTAGAATAACTTACCTTAGCTGGCAGGCTCTTTATATGTTTACCCAACAGGTTGCAGCGACGCACGCTTCTAACATCAAATATGTAGGACGAAGAAAGTTTACCTACCGACTTTGAATAGCATAGCAAGAAAAGTGTATGGGTACaggttgaaaaaagaaaaaaatgctttaGAACGATAGCACATTTTACTTGTGGATGCAATAAGATCCtccaaacattttgaattgacGATAACACACTGGCCTTTATAACCAGGCGAATCTTCTCTGATACATTTGTTATGTTGTGTGAGTGTGAGTATTTATACTCTTATAGAATGCGAGCCGGCGAAATAGTTTAGTACAATATGAAATAAtaagataaaatataaaatttagcGCAATTGGTAATGAAGTAATGGTAAATTGCTAGACTTGTTTGCATTCCAATCAAATGGATTGGTATGGATTGTCAAGTAAATTTTGAGAAATATTAAATTTCGAGTAATAGTAAAGAGAAATCAATTAAAATTCAGGCACCAATATTTCAAAACTTCAATCTACTAAACTGATTTTCGTCGTCTCTTTTTGAAATATTCGTTATTAACGTCGTCGGTCGTTGAACATCAGTGCCGAACACAAAATTATGCAATTTTCAGCATTCAAAAACTAGAACTGTCAGGAACAACGTTTCCATTTGCCATGAAAACGAAATATTTATAAGAATATCGTTCAGATACTCGTGTTATATACTGATATCGTAGATTCATAATTAAGCATGCACAAACTACGGAGATAATTACGAAACTTTAAATCAAGCAAGAATTTCATTAAAAGATAGTTAAAACATTTTTGTTGATAATTGACAGTTTTTTGAAGTGGCTATAAATAGAAATTATACGCCATGGAAAGATTGGTATGTGTAGTTAAAGCCGTATCAATAAAATTCGCTAAGATGAGAAGACAAAATCCTTGGATATAAGGATAtgcttgaacatatttttaatcaACCATGGAAATAGTTGTCTTGAAGAGGAAGAAAAATTCCCTTTAGAAAAGATATTTAAATTCATTCCAAAAATGATTTTGGATTTATAAAATcctaaaaataattataaacaaaatttaatgtGGTTCCAAGCATAGTTTTCCCATGTTGTaaacaaaccttatgcacgcttatgcacaactatgcttggaacggcagtatggAAGTTACATATGATAACGACTATGGATCTTACATGGACGGACTTGACAAGCTAGTG from Wyeomyia smithii strain HCP4-BCI-WySm-NY-G18 chromosome 3, ASM2978416v1, whole genome shotgun sequence encodes the following:
- the LOC129728543 gene encoding tyrosine-protein kinase receptor torso, with amino-acid sequence MAKVYIKCLQLVYIAQLLLVVINGEKLLLHDGLEYGKLLETGSCVWKCLKQNYKSLESCYNVCAEHVQGETNSIEQDTVSQYQIKLVCRDSSSLVIQIHKIPVSFNNDQIRIQRHMTVSTNRHDMVSRNRNNQTAFSELIHLLNIQPSNNHLDEPEIYMTNDSTVTIDGLSPSSSYNISLTTISEKHFSLATLQYPLATLPLDYKPEAISSVDVIRYRPNSRNSSLVDGIISWKPAPDRTCHYEILHYASHLADTELKSTAVQAPEDLYHYVVDSLELNSEYEIAVRAKNTRFSRLESELIWHTFHTPSCAEWHNSSRFCAPEQVENIQIECAQGFGNNFTFNITWNEPRFTPDHYLVELYDLNPAITDERHVNSVSRNVSGNMTVLLVETLNVQGPQYEVFIAAYANNRTASRSVVKPLCINRMHSVQKSWEISIVIILALVLIAVFVIVTCYLQKAKLRRYEKRVEFYKDVESVKEPVDPRTDVRDILQSVAPIHDEMEIDLEQIQLLDVLGEGAFGLVRQGILMRPEGKHVNVAVKMLKEFPSLGDIKEFRREIEVMKSVGKHPNVVSILGHYTKSVEDMMLLTEYCSEGNLLNYLRSEWDKLLNFHCEECKTPALQTNKKPESVFNFDTSFVNEKKTYPHKIITAEQCCMHTSSSKAYENQLCVGHNDELNTNLAEEATYENQLHSMVENQCYYSDNITEQKPTKPEVTSEQLIEFARQIAVGMEFLARNKVVHRDLAARNVLVCGDKVVKISDFGLSRDIYQENVYRKTGSGKLPVKWLALESLTHQMYTSQSDVWSFGILLYEICTLGANPYPSISANRLILELQSGYRMERPSGCSQQLYDLMLACWSALPSDRPSFSAIQRHLNKLSEQSQDSAKSLIQLETVIDLPRIENV